The nucleotide sequence AAAGGCACCCGCTTTATCAATGCCTTAGTCGACGGCTTTCTGATTGGCATTGCCAGCAACGCGGTTTCGTACGCGGTGCTGCGCAACATGAACCTACCCAGCCTTGGGATTCTGGTTAGCTTGGCCATTCAGTTCTTCTATTACTATATGCAAGAGAAAAACGCCGGACAAACCATCGGCAAACGCCTCACCAACACGCGGGCTGTAATGGCGGATGGGTCGCCGCTCACAGACGAGGCGGCCCGTTCCCGTAGCCTCTGGCGCCTGATTCCGTTGATTGACGCCCTCTCTTTCTTGTTCAGCGATGTTGGCTGGCACGATAAGTATTCCAACACCCGGGTTGTGTCTAACCGATAAGGGTATTGGCAATCCACCCACCGCTTTTTCATCGGCCCGCCAACTTCGGCGGGCCGATTTGTTTTGTGTAAAATTCCAACCTGGTACGGGAGCTTGCAGCTTTTTCAGTAAACTTCGGCCCCCAGCCCCCATGTCCACCTCCACACTTTTTCAATTCCCCTCATGAAACGCATTCTTATTACCGGGGCCAACCGGGGCCTGGGCCTGGAACTCACCCGCCAGTACTTGGAGCGCGGCGACACGGTATTCGCCGCCACCCGCCAACCGGACTCGGCCACCGACCTGCACCAACTGCACACCCAATACGCCGACCACCTGCACCTTATCCAGCTCGATGTAACCAATGAGGCTTCTATCGAGGCCGCGCGGCAGGTTGTGGCAGGCGCTACCGAGAGCTTGGATATCCTGATCAACAACGCCGGTATTTTCCCCGGAGCAGGACCCGAAGACCCGGCCAAGCAGAATCTGGGCGGTCTGACGGCGGCCACTGCGCTAACCTTTCTGAACGTAAACGCGGTAGGGCCGCTGCTGGTAGCGCAAGCATTTTTGGAGTTACTGAAAGCTGCCAACAAAGCGCGTATCATCAGCTTGTCGTCGGGCCAAGGCTCACTGACGTGGAAAGCTTCCGGCGAGCCGTATCACTACTCGGCCAGCAAAGCAGCCCTGAACATGTACATGCGAGCTTTGGCAGCGGAAGTGGGCACCTACGGTGTGATTTCGGTATTGGTGGATCCGGGCTGGGTGCAAACCCGCATGGGTGGCGACACCGCCGCGCTACCTCCCGCCGATTCTGCCCGTGGCATTGTCCGCCTCACCGATCAGCTGCATGCCGAAGAGAATGGCAGCTTCGTAACCTGGCAAGGCCAACCGGTGCCCTGGTAGCCTACTCTTTTGTCTGATTGCTTGTTTGTTTATAGCCGTGCTATCCAGCACGGCTATTTTTTTGGCGCATCCAGTAAAGGTCACCTACGAATCAACCTATTCTTATTCAATAGCTTGATCTTGGTTGCTGTTGTTTTTGAACGCCTTGTACAGTGTATAAGTAGAAGATTACAGATTAATTTATAATTAAAGTCCATAATGTCACAATCCATTGTTGGCTTCTCTCCGTAAGGACTACAGTTCACCTTAACAAAAATTCTATTTCATCTCTTTACTTGTTGTTGTCATGCTAGAAAACGTTACTCGCTGGACTACCGCCTGCAAAAGCGTAGCCTTTGGCGCCTTGTTGGCTGGTGCTACTGCACTGCCTGCCGCTGCTCAAACCATCTATGGCCTTGGCGGCACTGCTGGAGCTAGCACCTTGCTTTCATTTGCTGCTGCCACTCCTGGCACGTTGCTTGGCACTACCCCCATTACGGGCGTTAGCACTGGGCAGACAGTGGTAGGTCTTGATTTTCGGCCCAACACAGGGGAGTTGTTTGCCCTCGGCTATGACGCTACCGCCCAGACTGGCCGGCTTTATACCATAAACCTGACTACGGGGGTAGCTACCGGAATTGGTGCTGCCGCGGTTGCTATGCCGCTAGGCGACGCCGGAGCCCGCATCGGCTTCGACTTCAATCCCACCGTTGACCGGATTCGGGTGGTTAGCTCTACAGGAGTTAACGTACGGCTGAACCCGGTAACAGGTACAGTAGCTGTAACCGACACCAACTTAGCTTATGCTACCACCGACACAAATGCTGGTGCAGTACCTGGTGTAGGTGCAGTAGCGTACACCAATTCCTACATTGGTAGCACCTCGACCCTCCTCTACGATATCGACGAGACAGTAAGTCGCTTGCTCACGCAGAACCCGCCCAATAATGGCACCCTGAACACGGTAGGCACTCTAACTACCACCACCACCGGCACCGGCCAAAGTACCGATCTGGACATTTACTTCAACCCAACCACTGGAGCCAATACCGCATACCTATCTGCGTCAGTTGCTGGCGTAGCAGGCTTTAGTGCTACCCTTTACACTTTAGACCTTACTACAGCAGCTACTACTTCGGTAGGAGCTATTGGGGGCGGCATAGTAGATGTGCGCGACATTGCCGTGCAAATAACCCGTCCGGCTACTCTCCCGGCTATCACGGGGCAGTTGGCTTACGGACTTGCCGGCACCAATTTGCTTACATTCGATACGGCACAGCCAACGCTGATTCGCACTTCGGTAGGCATTACGGGCGTAGTTGCCAATCAAACCTTGGTGGGCATGGACGTACGGCCCGCAACCAATACGCTGGTAGCACTGGGGTACAACGCAACAGATCAAACAGCCACGATATACAATGTAAACTCGGCTACGGGTGTAGCCCAGCCCGTAAATGCCACGCCATTTGCTTTGGCGCTTGGCGCAGGTAGCATCGGCTTCGATTTCAACCCAACCGTCGACCGTATCCGGGTGGTAGGCGCCAACCGGGCCAATTTCCGTCTGAGTCCTATTGATGGCACTGTTGCCGCTACTGATGGCCAACTGACTTACGCTGCCGGCGATGCTAATGCTGCTGCCACTCCTTCTGTTGGAGCAGCAGCGTACACCAACAGTGCTACCGGTACTCCTCCTACCACAACAGAACTGTTCGTGTATGACGAGGCGCTGAATGTTCTGGCGTTGCAAAGCCCACCAAACAACGGTACGCTGAACACCAGAGGTGCTACCACCCTGACAGCCACCGTTGCCCGCGACGTAGACATGGACATCTTTACCAGCGGCACTACCAACACCGCTTACTTGGTTGCCAACTCGGCTACAAACGCTAACACCAACTTCTATACCCTTGACACCAGCACTGGGGCCGCCACGCTAGTGGCACCAGTAGGCAATGGTATTGCTATACGCGACATTGCTATAGCCGCAGCAACTGGTGTGGTTAACTCTAGCCGCAAGACGGAACTGGCTACTAGCCTGTCACTCTATCCGAACCCACTGGCTGGCGAGGCCCGGGTATCGTTTGGCCTTCCCCGCGCCGCCCGCGTGCTACTAACGGTAACAGACGCTTTGGGCCGCACAGTTGACACCGTGGATGCTGGGTTGCTGTCCGCTGGTCAGCAGTCGGTACGCTGGAGCCGCAAGAATCAGGCAGCTGGCATCTACTTCTTCCGCCTCAGCTTCGATGGCCAGCCTGCTGGCACTCGCCAAGGTGTACTCACCGAGTAGAGCAACAAGAACTATTGCTTGAGCTACGTGAAAAAGGCCGGCCCATATGGGGCTGGCCTTTTTGTTGTTATAAAACTCACTCAGACGCTCTGGAAAACGCTGTTACCGTCAGGTTTTCCTTCGGCGCCTAGGTTGGAACACTAGCTTTGGCTGGCAGCCAAGTGGGCGTGGTCGCGGAGGATGGTGCCCAAGAACGCTTCGTCGGACAGCTCGGTTTGGATGCCAGTGAGGGCCTTCACTTTGTTGGCTACGTCATGGAGGAGCATATAATT is from Hymenobacter tibetensis and encodes:
- a CDS encoding RDD family protein, which encodes MDPINPRISSPSDSSVVPVGKGTRFINALVDGFLIGIASNAVSYAVLRNMNLPSLGILVSLAIQFFYYYMQEKNAGQTIGKRLTNTRAVMADGSPLTDEAARSRSLWRLIPLIDALSFLFSDVGWHDKYSNTRVVSNR
- a CDS encoding SDR family oxidoreductase, producing MKRILITGANRGLGLELTRQYLERGDTVFAATRQPDSATDLHQLHTQYADHLHLIQLDVTNEASIEAARQVVAGATESLDILINNAGIFPGAGPEDPAKQNLGGLTAATALTFLNVNAVGPLLVAQAFLELLKAANKARIISLSSGQGSLTWKASGEPYHYSASKAALNMYMRALAAEVGTYGVISVLVDPGWVQTRMGGDTAALPPADSARGIVRLTDQLHAEENGSFVTWQGQPVPW
- a CDS encoding DUF4394 domain-containing protein; its protein translation is MLENVTRWTTACKSVAFGALLAGATALPAAAQTIYGLGGTAGASTLLSFAAATPGTLLGTTPITGVSTGQTVVGLDFRPNTGELFALGYDATAQTGRLYTINLTTGVATGIGAAAVAMPLGDAGARIGFDFNPTVDRIRVVSSTGVNVRLNPVTGTVAVTDTNLAYATTDTNAGAVPGVGAVAYTNSYIGSTSTLLYDIDETVSRLLTQNPPNNGTLNTVGTLTTTTTGTGQSTDLDIYFNPTTGANTAYLSASVAGVAGFSATLYTLDLTTAATTSVGAIGGGIVDVRDIAVQITRPATLPAITGQLAYGLAGTNLLTFDTAQPTLIRTSVGITGVVANQTLVGMDVRPATNTLVALGYNATDQTATIYNVNSATGVAQPVNATPFALALGAGSIGFDFNPTVDRIRVVGANRANFRLSPIDGTVAATDGQLTYAAGDANAAATPSVGAAAYTNSATGTPPTTTELFVYDEALNVLALQSPPNNGTLNTRGATTLTATVARDVDMDIFTSGTTNTAYLVANSATNANTNFYTLDTSTGAATLVAPVGNGIAIRDIAIAAATGVVNSSRKTELATSLSLYPNPLAGEARVSFGLPRAARVLLTVTDALGRTVDTVDAGLLSAGQQSVRWSRKNQAAGIYFFRLSFDGQPAGTRQGVLTE